From the Microtus ochrogaster isolate Prairie Vole_2 chromosome 8, MicOch1.0, whole genome shotgun sequence genome, the window ctcacagagactgaagcagcaaccaCATAGCCTCCCTGGGTCtactccaggtcctctgcatacatgccTAGCTTGGAAGTTTCGTTGAACTATCAATGGAAGtgggggatgtctctgactcttttgcctgctcatgGGACCTATTTCCCACTGCTGAGTTGCCTCTTCCAGCCTTGATAAGAGCATATATGCCTAGTCACTGCATTTCGTTATGCCAAGTTCAGTTGATACTACTGGGAAGCCTGCTTCTTTccgaagggaaacagaggagcagtggatctcggggaggatggaggaagaagatgggaggaaggggatgCTGCAGTTGGGATATAGtgcataagagaaaataaataaataaaatttaaaaaaggatgacacaaaaaaattaaaataaaataaaataaaaaaataaaaaaggatgacACCAAATAGTTTACCGATTTAGATGCTTCTGCTGATCTTTTTACAGCATCCTGGTCATCACTAAAGGTTGGAGGAGGAAAATAGACATACTCAAGTCAGAAGGTCACACTTAGCATCATGGGACTAGAATAGAGCCTTCTAGTCTTTCTGTGatattctgagaagaaaaaaaaattgaccaggAAAGATTAGAGAGccaagcagacacacagacacagcaagcTGAAAGTGTATATTATCCATGGTGcagttctttaaaatatcaaCAGACAGCAGACAGATTGAATTCTTATACACCATGGTCATGTATCCAAGTTCATTGGCTTTGTCTAGTctaatgcatatacatatttgGGATGCCAAAATAtctcaaaatagattttaaatacacacacgctattggaccaaatattcaaactaGCTTCtaatgagaagaagaagaagaaacaatatGAACTCCATTCTAAGCATATGGATGTGATCAGATTGCACATCTATAGGTGTTTCACCTGCATAGCTGTcagtgcaccacgtgtgtgcagtggCCACAGAAGCCCagcagatcccctagagctgtaTTTACAAactgttgtgagctaccatgtgggtgctaagaattgaagctaggtcctctggaagaacaatcaattcttttaaccactaagacatctctccagactcttattgcacatttttgttgttactgtagatatatatatatatatatgcatattacaTGCATTATATGCCTTTGATTATGAGGTACATGATATTTCTTATCATGTATACATTGTTTAATGACAATAACAATACAATCAGTATTTCTACTACCTTAGACATTTATTATTTTGGGTTAGAGGCATTCAAAATCTTATCTATAACTAATTTTGAAGAATATAATAAGTTGTCAGCAATGATATTCTACTGTGctgttaaaatatacttttatgaCATTCAAAGTCAGTGGCAAACAACAGCTGTCGAATTGGACTTAAGACTCAATCAACAAGAAAGAAGTCATGACTGGTACCGGACACCTAGTCAACTCCCTGggactagtgaggtcatggaccttagaaaagaatctacttcTGAAACTTTGCTAGAGCAGCATAATTTCTTACTACATTCCAAAACTTACACAGACAGAAAAGGATAGTTAGCAACCCTCACCAAAGAAGACTCTctttaagcaaataaaaaccatcaAAGAAATGACTAGTCTGGCCctcccaaataatttttttttaactcatagACTTTCATTCTAGAAACAACAAATGTAATCAATACATACACTTGttattttcttgatgttctgGATGTCAGAAAGTCTCGGTGGGCCTTCTAATGCatttataatctttttaaaatgtaattctgCAATAGTTATTCAAATTGACAAATCTTAGCCAGAGTAGTAGCACAGAAATAGAGCAACTCCTTAACCAGAGTATGGCTATGAATTGAATTCCCAGAAatggacaaacaaacaagcaaacacagagacacataccaGATCAAACTAGATGGAATGGTAagtaatagatgatagatagatgatagatagatagatagatagatagatagatagatagatagatagatagatgtcaTACATAGAAAGACACCATCCATTCCATCAGATGcccaaaaacaaagaattaaacaTGAATATGTGAAATTAGATTTTATTGAAGCATCATCTCAATGacaacatggtaaaaaaaaaacctgaatatcTAAAATTCACAAACATCTGAAGATTGTTACATCATggtataaaatgtatatattttgtaaaaataaatgactaaagaAAGTATTAAGAGAGGGATCCCTTTTCCATGATTTGCTAATCTAAGGTAGAATTCCTTTTGGTGATTTCCAAATACTCAGGGCTTCTCAGCAACTCACATGGTATGTAAAGCCACTTTTCTTTCCCATAATTTCACTACGGCCTTTTTCATCtccttgttcctcaggctgtagatgagTGGATTCAGCAGAGGGGTAAGCAGAGAGTAAGCCAATGACATCAGTTTCTTGGTGTCTGGTGAGTACCTGGATTTGGGCTGCAAATAGGTCATGCAGGCTGTGCCATAGAAGAGGGTGACAGACGTGAGGTGAGAGGCACACGTGGAAAAGGCCTTCTGCCTCCCTGTAGAGGATGGCATCTTCAGGATGGCAAAAAGAATCCAAGTATAAGACAAGAGTATCAACAGAAAAGGGACCATGACAATCAAAATGGTGCCTGTGAAGGCATAGATTTCAAACAGGAACGTATCTGCACATACAAGCTCCAGCACGGCTGGGGTTTCACATGATATATGATTAATTTTACTAGGACCACAAAAAGGGAAGCTAAACACCCATGTGGTCTGCACAGTTGCTACCATGATCCCTGATATCCATGAGCATATCAGTAGTTTCATGAAGACCCTTTTGTTCATAATGACCGGGTAGGACAGAGGATGGCAGATTGCAGCAAAGCGGTCATAAGCCATTGCCCCCAGGAGAAAACACTCAGTCCCAccaaagagaagaatgaaatacATCTGTGCAAAACAGCCCCCAAAGGAAATGGTGGCTTTCGTGGAGGTGAGGACCACCAGCATTTCAGGCATAATGGCTGTGCTGAAGCTCGCTTCCACCACTGACAAGTTCTGCAGGAACTGGTACATGGGGATGTGCAAGCTCTGGTCCAGGAAGATGACAGTGACAATAATAGCATTTCCTGTCAGAGTCATCAAATAAATAACCAAGAAAGCTCTAAACAGGTGTGCTTGGAGCTCAGGAAGGTGAGAAAAGCCCAAGAGGATGAATTCAACCACAGAGCTATCATTCTGCCTCCTCATTGCAGGAGTGGAGTCCTGTATTTTCTCAAAAACATAATGTACAACAGATGAAATCCCAGGCAGATAATAGCTTCCGCCTGTCTTGTCCCCAGCGCAGAGCATGAAAACCCGGGACCAGCATTACAGTTAGCAACCTGGAGGGTGACTAACCACTTCAGTTAATGAGTCcttgaaatataaatgaagaaattgataATTCTTTCTAAGAAATATGGTCtgaaatataaaatcatgtatTGCAAGTTGTATGTTGAGTGGTTTGAAAATTAAGCACCATTTTAAAGCTAATAGAAATGATTTCTGATGTCTATCCTAACTCTATACCATCATTGTAGGAATCACTTGCTTTATACAATAGTAGGTAAGTATAAAATTTAAGACCATAAAAAACAAAgtcaataaacaaatatttatgaaccTAACAAAAATTTCATAATAATCTAATAATTCAGTTATAGAAATGTTACATACCTTTTAATTACTTCATGGCCTCTTTTACTATTGCTATatattacatgcatgtgtatttgcatatacatattattcttaaatacaacctgctcagtctctATAATGTCGCATACATCTAtgttagatatattttaaaaattcattgcaTTCAAGAATAACAAAATTGGATGTAATTGTTAAAAGTAAGAACATTGTATATGAACACATAGAGGaggttgtattttaaatatgcttATATTGGGTGATACCTATAACTTGTTTCAAACTTACTAAATGCTGCATAGACTGGAACTAGCCACTTCTATTAAAATTTACACAGATGTGACATGCCTATCCTTGTGGCCATGATGGCTTAGGGAAAAAAACCCACTTGCGGGTCATCGCAGAGCTTTGATTTGGGAGCTTAcactctcccctctctgtctctctcttccctttttccaTTCCCCCCTAGTCCTAAAGTTCATGAAATCATTAATTACTCAACAAGCTCTAACCAGTAACCAATTATTTTCTAGTGTCTGCATGGTCCCAAACACACTGGAGTACAGAAACCAATAAAAACTTCGCATGCTACAAGACATAAGCATGACTTTTTAACAGGCTACTACTCCAACATGCTTCCGAACTCCCGCTCTCACCCCTTCTTTTCTTATTACAAAATGTTTTCCATATACAAAAATGTAACCCATCATAAGAACATAACTATGAAAGCCAaaagttttgtttgcttcttggaGACATGCACAATGCCTACAACAGTCCTTGGCCTATAAGACATAGTAAGGCACAATAGGAGGGCTCACTCACAAAAAACCTGTTGTTCATTCCAAAACAGAGTTGTAAAAGTTTAGAAAGTCCCtaatacaaagaaatgaacaccTCAAGTAATAGAAATGCTAATTGTTTTTATCTGACCATGTACACTTTATAAATAAATTGAGATGTAGCACTATAGCTCATAAAAATATGTGATTATTATGTGTTAATATACATAGAGAaagaatatgcatatatttaaattctaaacaaaaataaaaatactaccgTGAGTGATAAAGAACAACTGAACAACTGATCTTTCAATACCTTAAAGATGCTAATGTCTTTGATAACTCAGACAATAGTGCTACAGTGGGCACTTCATTCTGTAGGCTTTGGCCTCCATCTGAAAAGGGTAAGCACCGGACTCAGTAACCAAGTGCTCTAATAAGAAATTCTAAGCTTTGGTTAGTGCACCAAAGTATTGGTTTTTGAAGTTCTGTTTGTTCTtctctctgaaaaagaaaacaaatgaaattatcaaatacaaACCTAAAGAGTCAAATGATTTGGCTGTGCCTAATGATCACTGAGCAAGAAGGTGTCTCTTGCAGAAGGTGTCCAGCAGTCAGTGAGGAAAAGGTTGAAGAAAAAACATATAACACAACACAAGCAGAGGCTGTTCTTCCTTGCCTTGTGGCTCCGTCTCAGTCATTCCCATGCCCCAAAGCCACCTGTTAATAAGTATGACCTAGGGCACTACTTTTGTAAAGTTACATGACAATTATGTGCCTTCATTATTCTCTCTGTAAAGAACTTAAAATCGCAACATGTGGCATCTTCTGCTCTGGGATAACTAAACAGCCTTAAACTTGGTCCCTCAGGTGAACGAGTTTAAGGGAAGAAGCTCAGAGCAACACTCCTCCCTGTGTCCACTGGGGCCAAACCTCTTTTACACAAGAGAGTTCACCATAACATCTCCCTATAGAAATCAAAACAGAGGCAGAATGAACATTGTAAGCAGGAAAGTGGGGATGTATGGGATGAAAATGTGATGTAGAGTTTTCATTAGGCAGTATACAGTCTATGAAATGACGGGAAACAACTTTAAAGCAAATATGTCTAAGCCTGTGCAGTAGAAAGCATAGGCATTCCTGACCCAAGAATGGCTGCATTTTCCAAAATGCAAATGCaaaatttgagggaaaaaaatccttaTAGTTGATCTCATGTATAAAGAGGCTGGAGTCAGAAGCATAGACCAACTGACTTGGCTTTGAGAACCTCACTAAGCAATGCTTCTTTTACTTtctctataaaataaaagtaagtccCATATTCTATATAATCAGTATTCAACAGGAATTATACCACATAACCTCAAGGAAAATATTTCCCCCTCAGACCTCAATCCAAGTACCCTCCTGAATCACACTTGAATGGGACGACATGTCTAGGCATGCAGCGGTAGCATGCCTCAGGATGGTATGTGCTGCCACACAcgaattttcatttccttcaccAACATGCCTCACAAAGGCTTGTCTCATCCCATTATAATCTGTGTCACCATGTCATTGGTGATGTTCGCCACATATAAGCAATTTATGAGAAGTCATCAAGATGCAGAATGATTTATGCCCtttctatgtgtgtataataaattttaatgaagagtTGCATAAGTTGAACACATGTAATagtggataaaaagaaaacagcaacaatatCAAGACCAAAATATTATTTAGCAGTAGTTCTGAAATGTACTATCTAATAATCTAAGTTATTTTGTTAGTTATAATATGGGCCTATACATTTAGATTTTATTCCACAGTCTATTTCCTGTCTAACCCCACTGCAGCTCTCTCTGGGACAGAGTTAAGGAGTAGTCTGCAGTGTGACTTGACAGCTCTTGCTTGTTCCTGGCTTCTCAATGTTCTTTTCATATAAGCTGTGTTTAACTAAATCACATGGTGAGAAACTTCTCACCACCCATAAAACTTTATACGGGGCAGACGTTTTCTTTGGTCTGAAGATTGGTCTAGAGcaatggctctcaaccttcccaatgctgtgaccacCAACCGTAAAGttgcttttgttgctacttcataactgtaattttgctactgatgtgaatcataatataaatatctgatatataggaTATTGGATATGCaaccctgtgaaaggatcatttgaccccactcccaaaggggtcatgacccacaggttgagaaccactggtctagagacTCCTTGGGACAGGGGTGAGGGTTGCTTTCGGAAGTGTGCCAAAGGCTTTTTTCTGAAGAGGCCAGGTTAGTTtaaatacctatctatctatatctatctatctatatcttattttcacttttaatgcAGTTTCTTTCAAGATTCTAAAGGTTAagcctctctttccttttaagagCCCATCATGTTTATGTCTCCATAGAGTGCACTGCTTCTTTCTGTCTAATACACGACTCCCACTCCAAGCCCCCAGATCCCAGTCATGGCCCTGAGGCCAATTTATTCCAATAAACCTCATTCCTACAGGGTTATGTGTTAGCTTCCTTTCCAGAGCAACAGCTCTAATGCTTCTTTCTATTTAACAGGTACCAGAGTTTAGAATCAGACTttgacaaaccaaaaaaaacaggCTCATCCATTCACCCTCAACAGGCCACTGTaaatagtgaaaagcagagaaagaaaattaatccaGCATAGCTACatgggcaaaaataaaaatacgtCAAATGAATTCTTAAGTCCACCACTGGAGTCTTTACCTGAAGTTCAAGAGAGAGCAAGAGGTGTGCAAACTCATCTGGGCTGGCCTGGATGTGACCCTGCCCATCATGATTATCTACATAGTCTATTCTGCAAAATAAATTTCCAAAGTGTAAGAAGTGATAGAAGTCCTATGAGACAAGTCTCCTTTCTGGCTACCACTACCCTTTTTATTCCCCCAGAATTTTGGGAAATTCCAGACTCCTGGAATCCTGTGTTTTGGTAGTCCTGACAACTAGAAAGAGTAATGATatgtgtcttttttaaaacagtcttagCTTTTGCTGGGACAGTTACAAGCTCACATTATATAAAATAGTGTCTTTCAGGCTGTGCCTTGCCTTGGCTCAAACAGCAGTTGACTCCATTTTGAGTGCAAGCAAGGCCCTCTTAGTCCATCTGTATGCAATGATGGGCTCCAAGTTGGCATTAGAAGAGGAAGCAAAACAGCTCATAGAGaataactataaataataaagtacTGCACAAAGCCATATCCTTCATCCAAGGCTCCGTATCCATGTTGTGCTAACTCTTCTTGGTGAGACATGAAGGAATTTCTACTCACCGTAGAAAGGGAACTGACAATTAGCCAAGATAACAATTCTACCAAAGTCCAACTTAGTAAATCAATGAGTTTCTTAAGGTTTCTTAAGGGGTTATTACAGGAGCAGGAATGACTCAAAGGCAGATGCAGCAGAATGGGAAACAACAATGGAAACTCAAATCCTAGAGATTCTTTGGACAGTGGTTTACAGGCAGCTAAAAGGTCGGAGAGTCTCCCTCAGTAAGTGCTCCTGTTTATATGAACCTTAGGGAGGGGATTGTGAATCATATAACTTCCTGAGACTGGTGAGTGTTGACTTTCTGAGCCATCTAAGTTTCCTTTATTAATGAACCCTTTCCAAGATGGAGTGTTTCAATTCACAGGAAACGTTGCAAACCTGCCCAGCCCATCTCTTCTGAAAACAATTGATACAACTAGTGAGATCTCTGCTTGCTATTTAGGACGTTGCAAATTTTCATTTAACATCCCCTTGGCTGCTGAGTTGGAGACCAACTACCATTTGCTTGGAATGAAAGATAGTGAgcattataaaaaaatcattttacagGGATGATCTCTGAATGTTTTACAGATATGTCTTCTatgaagacaggaaaacaaacataaaggaacaaagaataaaaatgttcccACATAGGATGCCCAGGGGCCTAGGAAATGCTGTTATGAGACATTCAGACAAAGAAGGAATTCAACCAGGCACTTGGAGAAACCACGGAACTCTATCAGTGTATGGCAGGTCCCTAGGTAATGCTTAAGGGGTATGGCCAGGACTATAAGTATTTCATAGCTTCTGTAGGGTGGGCAGCATTGTAATAACCTTATCTgtactgatattttgtttgtgatctaacaaaggaagcttgccagaagatcagagtgttagccatagaggccaggcattggcagcacacacttttaatcccagcaagtaggaggcagttggatctctgtgagttcaaggccaccctgggctacacaagattaaggcggtctaaaagagaaactgagcCAGGTAGTGATtgcttacacctttaattcctatatttgggagtcacatgcctttaatccaatcactaggaaagtggagacaggaagggatatggttgGGCAGAGGAGAGTGGAATGTAaatggggaggagacaggaggtcagGCATTCAGTCTGAGTACTAGTAGAGACAGGTTACCCCATtgggtctgaggattttgtagaggcgAGAACTAGTGACTAGCTACTTTCACTTGAACTTGTGAAAGCAAGCTAGCCTTGAGTTCTAGAGCTTTCTGCCATGAATTTTCATGTGCCGGGTGGGCAACCTGACAATGATGGTTAAAATATATAACCACAGCAGGCCTCATCCTGTCGGCTGTCATTTCAAGAATCTGCCATAGAATAAATAGTAAGATCACGAAGCAGATGAACATTCAGAACTACATGTTTATTGAAGGACTGTCTTAATGGCAACAATCTACAATGACCTGTATCTATCAACAGtacagaaataaatcaataaactgcTTTATTGTGTGTTTTAAGAGCATGTGCATCTTAAAAACAATAGACTATAGGGTTAAAATAGAGTGAATacttaattatgttttaaaatatgatatgaacaattttagaataaattcaaggaatttttaaatgttaaaaatgttttagaaataaagaatttaaaattttatattaaattttcagaatagattataaaatattgattaaaaccaaaattaaaaggatttaaaagcataaaaataaagagttatttaAGAATGAAAGAATTAAACATATTCTCACCAAGAAAtgtggttttcattgttttaatttatacacAATTATGGTATATCTGAATGTCACATGACTCCTCAGCAAATCAGGTTGTGTTGAAAGCCACTTTTCTTTCCCATAATTTCACTACGGCCTTTTTCATCtccttgttcctcaggctgtagatgagTGGATTCAGCAGAGGGGTAAGCAGAGAGTAAGCCAATGACATCAGTTTCTTGGTGTCTGGTGAGTACCTGGATTTGGGCTGCAAATAGGTCAT encodes:
- the LOC101987121 gene encoding olfactory receptor 10A3-like encodes the protein MRRQNDSSVVEFILLGFSHLPELQAHLFRAFLVIYLMTLTGNAIIVTVIFLDQSLHIPMYQFLQNLSVVEASFSTAIMPEMLVVLTSTKATISFGGCFAQMYFILLFGGTECFLLGAMAYDRFAAICHPLSYPVIMNKRVFMKLLICSWISGIMVATVQTTWVFSFPFCGPSKINHISCETPAVLELVCADTFLFEIYAFTGTILIVMVPFLLILLSYTWILFAILKMPSSTGRQKAFSTCASHLTSVTLFYGTACMTYLQPKSRYSPDTKKLMSLAYSLLTPLLNPLIYSLRNKEMKKAVVKLWERKVALHTM